The genomic segment CCTGCAAGCGAAGCAGGATGCGAGAGCGCAGCAGGGCGCAATGTAGCGCCCAGGGATGGGTTTACAGCGCCTCCTCGTAGGCCTACCGGCGGATCAGTCCCGAGGGTGCTGCTAGCTATATGCCATAGCCCAACACTTCTCTCCCTCCAGCTTGCGGAATTTGCCTTTAGTCCTTAGAATATTGGCGCCCGTGCGTCCTTCGTGCGGGCATTAGTGTTTCCACTATCACCTCCTTGCTTCCCCTGGTCGTGCCACGTCAGGCCTCAGGAAGCTGTCAAACCGAAAGGAGCTAGCATGCGCCATTACGAAATCGTGTTCATGGTCCACCCGGACCAGAGCGAACAGGTTCAGGCGATGGTCGAGCGCTACACCTCTCTCGTCACCGAGAGCGGCGGTACCGTGCACCGTCTGGAAGATTGGGGCCGCCGTCATCTGGCCTACCCGATCAACAAGATTCACAAGGCTCACTACGTGATGATGAACGTCGAGTGCCGCGGCGAGACCCTCGAGGAAATCGAGAACATCTTCCGCTTCAACGACGCGATCATCCGTAGCCTGGTCGTGCGTTGCAAGGAAGCCATCACCGAAGCGTCACCGATGATGAAGCCGGCGGAAGAGAAGCGTCCGCGCCGCGAGGACAAGCCCCGCGAGCGTAACGAGAACGAAGAAGAAACCGCCGAAGCTAACTGATTTCCGCACGTCCATAGGAGACTTTACATGGCACGCTTTTTCCGTCGCCGCAAGTTCTGCCGTTTCACCGCCGAAGGCGTGAAGCAGATCGATTACAAAGACATCGATACGCTCAAGGCCTACGTCACCGAGACTGGCAAGATCGTCCCGAGCCGTATCACCGGTACCAAGGCCCGCTACCAGCGTCAGCTGTCTACCGCGATCAAGCGGGCACGCTACCTGGCGCTGCTGCCGTACACCGATAGCCACCAGTAAGCCATAGGCGTGATGCTGCCTATCGCCCGCTGGCTGATGCGCGGCACCCCCTACGCGGTGGGCGCCGCGGCACTGGCCTCCGTAGTCCCCTGGCTGTTCTGGTTCGGTGCGGCCATTGCTGCGCTGGTGACGCTGCGCCGCGGTTTGGCGCCGGCCACGCCGGTGATCCTCGCCGCCGCGCTCCCCGCCGGCTGGTGGTGGACCCAGGGGGATGCCATCCCGCTGGCCACGGTGCTGCTGGTCACGCTGATGGCCAGCGTGCTGCGCGCGAGGATGCGCTGGAGCGAGGCGCTGATCGTCGGCGCCCTGGCCGGCGCGGGGATGGTCCAGTTGGGGCTGTTCGTACCGCCCGGCGGCGCGGGGCCACTGCTCGAGCAGGTGCGGCAGAACTCGGCGGAAGTCGATCGCATGCTCACCGAGTTCGCCAATCAGGGGCTCGATACCGAGCGTCTGGCGGTGCTGCTGATCGGCGGGGTGACCGGGCTGATCGTGCTGGTCGCCGCGGTGGCCTGTTTGGCGCTGGCGCGCAGCTGGCAGGCCGGGCTCTACAACCCCGGCGGCTTTCGCCAGGAGTTCCACGGGCTACGCATGGCGCCCAAGGAGCTGGCGGTGCTGGTGGTGCTCGGGGTGATCGGCATGCTGCTGGGGATCCCGGCGCTGGCGATGCTCAGCTGGGTGCCGCTGCTGGTGGCAGGGGTTGCGCTGGTACATGGTTTTATTGGTCTAAAGGGGATGAACGGGCTGTGGTTGGTGGCCTTCTACGTATTGCTGATTACCACCTGGCCCATGATTCTGATTGTACTGCTTCTGGCCTTCATCGATTCGCTCGCGGACTTCCGTGGGCGCCTGGCCCGAAGCGACTGACAAGAGGTTAACGAGATGGAAGTCATTCTGCTCGACAAGATTGGCAAGCTGGGTGGCCTGGGTGACAAGGTCACCGTCAAGCCCGGTTATGGTCGTAACTATCTGGTGCCCTACGGCCTCGCCGTGCCGGCCACCAAGGACAACGTTGCCGCCTTCGAAGCGCAGCGTGCCGAGCTCGAAGCTCAAGCCGCCGACCGCAAGGCCGAGGCCGAAGCCCGCGCCGCTCAGCTCAGCGAGATCGAGCTGTCGCTGGTCTCCAAGGCCGGTGACGAAGGCAAGCTGTTCGGTTCCATCGGTCCGCGCGACCTGGCCGAAGCGATCGCTTCTGCCGGCATCGACATCGCCAAGAGCGAAGTGCGCATGCCGGAAGGCCCGATCCGTGCCACCGGTGAGTACGACATCGACCTGCAGCTGCATGCCGAAGTCGCTACCAGCGTGCGCGTTGTGGTCGTCGCCGAGTAAGCGATACGCCATGCGACGGCGCATGCCGTCGCAGGACGCCAGTCCCCAAGCCCCCGTAGCCCTGCTGCGGGGGCTTGCTCGTGTCTGGCTGGTGGAAACGGGCCTGTAGGCTTGCCAAAATGTCAGACATTTTATAGGCTGGCTTCTCGTTCGTCAGGAGGCCTGCCATGTCGCTCGATCAACTGCCGCGTCACCGGGGGGGCGCCGACGCCCTGGCGCGGCTGCTGGGCCAGGCACTATTGGCCGGCAGCTGGCAGCCGGGCGAGGTCTTTCCCCGCGAGCTGGACCTGTGCCAGCACTTCGATGTCAGCCGTAACCAGGTGCGCAATGCGCTGGCAAGCCTTACCGCCACTGGCCTGATCGAGCGTACTGCGGGCCGCGGCACCCGGGTTTGTCCGGTCAGCGACTGGCATCTGCTCGACCCGCTGATGAGCGGCTGGCTGGCCGGTCTGGATAGCCCTGACCCACAGCTGGTGCGCGAGATCTTTGCCTTCCGTTTTTCCGCCGAGCCGGTCGTCGCCGGGCTCGCTGCCGGCGCCGCCGCCGCGCCTGATATCGCGGCGATCGAGCAGGCGTTCGAGGGCATGCGCGTCACCGCCAGTGCCGGGCAGGGCGAGCAGCACGTCGAACACGACCTGGCCTTCCACGAAGCGATCTACCGTGCCAGCCACAACCTAGTGTGGCGGCAGATGGGCCATCTGCTGCGGCCCTCCATCATGGCACTGATCCAGCACTCGCAGCACAGCGTTGCGACCCTCGACGACAGCCTGGTGCGCCATGGCCAGGTGCTGGCGGCGATCCGCGAAGGCCAGCCCGAGGCCGCCGAGCGGGCGGCACGCGAGGTGCTCAAGCGCACTGCCATCGACCTGGGTATCGTCGCCGAGACGATCGACGCCTGATCCACTCCAAGGAGTCCCGTATGAAGATCACCCGACTCAAGACCTGGCAGGTGCCGCCGCGCTGGCTGTTCCTCAAGATTGAGACCGACGCGGGCTGCTACGGCTGGGGCGAGCCGGTCATCGAGGGCCGCGCCGCCACCGTCGAGGCCGCCGTGCACGAGCTGTCCGACTACCTGGTCGGCCAGGATCCGCACCGCATCGAGCATCTGTGGAACATGATGTATCGCGCCGGCTTCTATCGCGGCGGCCCGATCCTGATGAGTGCTATCGCCGGTATCGACCAGGCGCTGTGGGACCTCAAGGGCCGTGATCTCGGCGTGCCGGTGCACCAGTTGCTGGGCGGCGCGGTGCGCGACAAGATGCGCATGTACGCCTGGACCGGCGGCGACCGGCCCAGCGACGTGGGGGCCGGGGCCCGCGCGCTGGTCGAACAGGGCTTCACGGCGTTCAAGATGAACGGCACGCCGGAGCTGGCCATCGTCGACTCCCACCACAAGATCGACGAGGCGGTGGCGCGGGTCGCCGAGGCGCGCCAGGCGGTGGGGCCCGAGGTGGGTATCGGCATCGATTTCCACGGCCGCGTGCACCGCCCGATGGCCAAGGCGCTGCTGCGCGAGCTGGAACCCTTCCACCCGATGTTCGTCGAGGAGCCGGTGGCCCCCGAGCACCTGCCGTGCCTCAAGCAGATCGCCGGCGGTCTCGGCTATCCGCTGGCCACCGGCGAGCGGCTGCATACGCGCTTCCAGTTCCGTGACCTGCTGGCCGACGGCATGATCGATATCATCCAGCCCGACCTCTCCCACTGCGGCGGCATCAGCGAGGGGCTCAAGATCGCCGCCCTGGCCTCGGCTCACGATGTGGCGCTGGCACCGCATTGCCCGCTGGGCCCGCTGACCCTGGCCACCTCGCTGCAGCTGGATGCGGTGTGCCACAACGCCTTCATCCAGGAGCAGAGCATGGGCATCCACTACAACCAGGGCAACGACGTCCTCGACTATCTGGTCGACAAGTCGGCGCTGGCCATCGAGGACGGCTTCTGCGCCATTCCCCAAGGGCCTGGGCTGGGCGTGGAGATCGATGAGGCGTTCGTCGAGGAGCGCGCCAAGGTCGGCCATCGCTGGCGCAATCCGGTGTGGACCCACGCCGACGGCTCGATCGCCGAATGGTGAACGAGGCCATGCCGATCAGCCAGCGGCTCAGTTGGATCGCCGTCGACTGGGGCTCCAGCAACCTGCGCGCCTGGGCCATCGGCGATGACGGCCGGGGGCTGGCGCGAGGCGGCAGCCAGCGAGGCATGCTGTCGCTGGCGCCCGGCGACTATGAGACAGCGCTGCTCGAGGTGGTGGGCGACTGGCTGCCTGTCGGCAGGCGCACGCCGGTGCTGGTCTGCGGCATGGCCGGTGCCCGACAGGGCTGGTGCGAGGCCGCCTACCTGCCGCTGCCGGCGCGCCTCGACGACCTGGCCCGCGGCGCGGTGAGTCCGACGGTCGCTGATCCGCGCCTGGCCGTGCAACTGCTGCCGGGACTCTGCCAGACCCGCGAGGGTGCCTTCGATGTGATGCGCGGCGAGGAGACCCAGCTGGCCGGGCTGGTGGCCGACGACGGGGCCTTCTCGGGGCTGGTCGGCCTGCCGGGTACCCACGCCAAGTGGGCGCGCCTCGAGCAAGGCGCGGTGTCCCGCTTCACCACCTGCCTCAGCGGTGAGCTGTACGGCCTGCTGGCTCGCCAGTCGCTGCTCAAGCACTCGATCGGCGAGGACGACCTCGCCGCGCCCGGCGACCGCGAGGCCTTCGTGTCCGCGGTGCGTGACCTCCACGCCAACCCCGGACGCTACAGCGCGGCGCTGTTCGGCCTGCGTGCCGCCGATCTGCTGGATGGCGAGCTGCCCAGCGGCGCTGTGCGTGGCGCCCGTCTGGCCGCGCGACTTTCAGGGCTCACCATCGGCTTGGAGCTGGCCGGCCTGGGCAGTGAGCTGACGGCCAGCGACCCCATCACCCTGATCGGTAACACGGCGCTCTGTACGCGCTATGCGTTGGCGTTGGAGTCCCTGGGCTACGCCAGTCGCTGCCTGGACGGCGACACGGCGGTGCTGGCCGGCCTGGGCCTGGCGTACCAGGCGCTGCCAAGCTGATCCTTTTTTTGCTGGAGACTGCGTGATGACGCTACCCCTGATCGGTATCCTGCGCGGCGTTACCCCCGACGCCGCGGTGGCAGTGGGCGAGGCGGTGCTCGCCGCCGGTATCACCACCCTCGAGGTGCCGCTCAACTCCCCGCAGCCCCTCGACAGCATCGCGCGGCTGCGCGAGGCGCTGGGCGAACGGGCGCTGGTTGGGGCGGGCACCGTGCTGAGCCCCGCCCAGGTGCGCGAGGTGCACGCCGCCGGCGGCCAGCTGGTGGTCTCGCCCAACTGCCGACCGGCGGTGATCGAGGCGACGCGACGGCTCGACATGCACAGCTGGCCGGGGGTGGTCACGCCCAGCGAGGCCTTCGAGGCCCTCGACGCCGGCGCCAGCGGGCTCAAGCTATTCCCCGCGGTGCAGGTGGGGATCGCCGGCATGCAGGCGCTGCGCGCGGTGCTGCCCGCCGGCACCCGGCTCTACGCGGTGGGCGGCATCGGCGTCGACAACTTCGCCGACTGGTGCGCCGCCGGCGTCGACGGGGCGGGGCTCGGCAGCGCCCTTTACCGGACGGGGCAGGACCCAGGCCAGGTGGCTGAGCAGGCCCGCCGCCTGGTGGCGGCTTGGCGAGCGGCTGCGCAAGCCCCATGAGCGGCGTCGCCGGAGGGCCGCAGGCCAGGCTCGCTGAGGTCAGGCGTTGGGCCCCGCTTACCTCGATCCTGCCGCAGGATTTTCATGATCGACTCGGAGTGGCTGCATCGCTTGGGGTAGAATGCGCTTGCTTGGCGTGTTCGCCTAGCGTGCAAGCCACTCCGTTTTCCCCAGGCCGTGAAGCGTCATGAACGACATCGTAGAGACCGATAAGGAAACCGCCGCGCTCAAGGTGCCCCCGCACTCGTTGGAAGCCGAACAGTCGGTGCTGGGCGGCTTGATGCTCGACAACCAGGCCTGGGACACCGTCTCCGAGCGGCTGGTGGGCGGCGACTTCTACCGCTACGAGCATCGCCTGGTGTTCAACGCCATGCAGGGTCTGGCCGAGGGCGGCCATCCGCTGGACGTGGTGACGCTGTCCGAGGCGCTGGAGAATCGCGACCAGCTGGATACCGTGGGTGGCCTGGCCTATCTCGCCGAGCTGGCGCGCAATACGCCGTCGGCGAGCAACATCCGGGCCTACGCCGACATCGTCCGCGAGCGGGCCACGCTCAGGAAGCTGATCCAGGCCGCCAGTCAGGTCGCCGAGAGCGCCTTCGCGCCCCAGGGGCGGCCCGCCGACGAGCTGGTCAACGAGGCCGAGCGGCTGGTGTTCCAGATCAGCGAGGAGCGGCCCAAGTCGGGCGGCCCGATCGGCATGAGCGAACTGCTGGCCAAGGCGGTGGACCGCATCGACGAGCTGTTCAACATGCAGGGCGAGATGAGCGGGCTGTCGACCGGCTTTCGCGATCTCGACGATATGACCTCGGGCCTGCAGCCTTCCGACCTGGTGATCATTGCCGGACGCCCCTCGATGGGCAAGACCACCTTCGCCATGAACCTGGTCGAGCACGCGGTGATCTCCAGCGACAAGCCGGTGGTGGTGTTCTCCATGGAGATGCCCGCCGAATCGCTGATGCTGCGCATGCTGTCGTCGCTGGGGCGCATCGACCAGACCCGCGTGCGTACCGGCCAGCTCGAGGACGAGGACTGGCCGCGGCTGACCTCGGCGGTCAACCTGCTCAAGGACAAGCAGCTGTTCATCGACGACACCGCGGCGCTGTCACCCAACGAGATGCGCTCGCGGGTGCGGCGCATCGTTCGCGAGCACGGTAATATCGGCCTGATCATGATCGACTACCTGCAGCTGATGCAGATCCCCGGCTTCTCCGAGAACCGCACCGGTGAGATCTCCGAGATCTCGCGCTCGCTCAAGGGGCTGGCCAAGGAGTTCGGCTGCCCGGTGGTGGCGCTGTCGCAGCTCAACCGCTCGCTGGAGCAGCGTCCCAACAAACGCCCGGTGATGTCGGACCTGCGCGAGTCGGGGGCCATCGAGCAGGACGCCGACGTGATCGCCTTCGTCTATCGCGATGAGGTCTATAATCCGGACAACCCCGATAATCAGGGGCTCGCCGAGCTGATCATCGGCAAGCAGCGTAACGGACCCATCGGCACGGTGCACATGGCGTTCATCGGCAAGTACACGCGCTTCGAGGATCTGGCCCCGGACAGCTACGGCCAGCACTTTGGGGAATAGGACCGCGGCCTTGAGCCGCGGCGCCCAGTCCGTATAATGCCGAGCCCCACGCAACCCGCAACAGGAGGCCTCATGGCAGGCGGATTTCGACGCGGCAACCGCAAGCGCATTCCCAAGCTGGAAGGGCGTGGAGAGCTCCAGGAGCTCGAACGCGAGGGGCCGTTCAAGGAGTGGCTGGGCATGCCCGACCTCTACCGCTACCGGCTGGTGGTCGACGGCGTGACCTACAGCTACCAGACCGAGGATGCCGAGGTGCCCGTGGCCGTTGGCGATCGGGTGGTGTTCCGCTACAAGGAGACCAAGGCCGGCAACTGGGTCGACCGCAACTCGCTGGGCAAGGCCATCGACCCCTCGGAATACCAGTAGGCGAGCTTGCACCTGGAACTTGACGACTTGGACAGGGTCACAGATCTGTCGTCGTAAGGACACGACGCTGTCATCGGGGGACGCCATGCTGACCCCTATTTATCTACCCATCGTCGTCATTTTTCGGGAGCTGGATCCATGGAGTTCGACAATCTCAAGGCCTTCGTGGCCGACCACGATAATTTCGAGATTCGCGTCATCAGCCACGCCGGCAGCCGCTACTATCAGCTCGAGCTGGAAGACTTGGAAGGGCAGCGCCATATGCTGTGCCGGCGCGGCAAGCCGGTGATGTTCCGCGCCCTCGACGACATCTACCTCGAGCTCAAGCGCGCCGGCATTCATCGCGCCTATCTGGTGCAGTACGTGGCCCACGACGAGATGATCGGGCGCGACGCCCACTACAACGATCCGCTGTCGTCACGTATGCCCCTGGTGTTCTAGCGCCACGCCACCCTCACTCGGTGCGCCTGCGGCGTGCCAGCCACCAGCGCCCCAGCCGCACCCGGCGACGCGCAAACCAGCGATACCCCGCGTCCAACGCGCCTGCCAGCCCCGGTAGGCCGCTTATCCACACCAGTCGTCGGTAGCCGAGCACCGCATACAGCGCACGGCTGGCGTCCATGCCCACGAACCACTGGCCCGCCGCATCGCGCAGGTGCAGCCGCCCCATCATCGCCTCGAAGCTGCTGCCCAGCGCCTCGGCGTCGAAGCCGTCGGCCTGGATATCCACCAGCGCCACCCGGTCGCGACGCGGATGGCGCGCCAGCCACGCCACTTCGCGCTGGCATAGCGGGCAGTGCCCGTCGTGGAACAGCGTCACCGGTGAGCGGGCGGCGAGGGGGCGATGGCGTGACATCACGGGGTCTCCTGGTGGTAGCCGGCGCGATGCGCCTGGTGCTGTGTGCCGCCGCCATAGCTCTCCTCGCCATCGAGGCGGGCAAGAAAGGCCTCGGCCTGCTGGCGGATGGCATCGCGCTTGGCGTCGGTCATGCGTCGCAGCGAGCCGTAGATCAGCGCCATGCGCGGGTTGTCGGCGAGCCGCTCGGCGTGGCGCTCGAGAAACTGCCAGTAGAGGCTGTTGAGCGGACAGGCGTGGGTGCCGGTGATCTGCTTGGGATCGTAGCGGCACTGGCGGCAGTGGTCGGACATGCGATCGATGTACTTGCCCGAGGCGCAGTAGGGCTTGGAGCCCATCAGGCCGCCGTCGGCGTGCAGCACCATACCCAGGGTATTGGGCAGTTCGACCCACTCGCAGGCGTCGGCGTAGACCGCTAGGTACCAGTCGCACAGCGCCTCGGGTGCGACGTCGCAGAGCAGCGCAAAATTGCCGGTGACCATCAGCCGCTGGATATGGTGGGCGTAGGCGTTGTCGCGGGTCATCTCGATGGCGCGCCTGAGGCAGCGCAGCTCGGTATCGCCGCTCCAATAGAAATCTGGCAGCTGGCGCCGGGCGCCGAGGTGGTTGCCAGTCTTGTAGGCGGGCATCCGGGTCCAGTAGAGGCCGCGCACGTACTCCCGCCAGCCGAGGATCTGGCGAATGAAGCCCTCCACGGCGTTGAGCGGAGCGCGGCCCTCATGGTAGGCGCGCTCGGCCGCCTCGCACACCTCGCGGGGCGACAGCAGGCCGAGGTTGAGCGCCGGGGCGAGCCGCGAGTGGAATAGCCAGGGCTCGGCGTCGCTGATGGCGTCCTGGAAGCGGCCGAAGTCGGGCAGCGCATGGGTCAAAAAGTGGCGCAGGTCGGCCAGCGCCTGGCGGCGCGTCACCGCCCAGTTGAAGCCCGCCAGGTCGCCAAAGTGGTCGGCGAAGTGCTCGGCCACCAGCGCCAGCACGTCGCGGGTGATGGCGTCGCGGCGGTGCCGCGGCGGGGCGGGAGGCGCCGCATCGTCGGCGAGCGGCTGGCGGTTGTCGTGGTCGAAGTTCCACTGGCCGCCGGCCGGCTCGCTGCCCTCCATCAGCAGGCCGCTGCGGCGCCGCTGTTCACGATAGAAGTACTCCATGCGCAGCGACTTGCGGCCCTCTGCCCAGGCGGCGAAGTCGTCTGGAGTAGTGAAAAAGCGCGTATCCTCGTGCAGCTGCCAGGGCAGGGCGGCGTCGCGGCGCGCCTGCATCGCCTGCCATAGC from the Halomonas sp. 1513 genome contains:
- a CDS encoding 30S ribosomal protein S6; the encoded protein is MRHYEIVFMVHPDQSEQVQAMVERYTSLVTESGGTVHRLEDWGRRHLAYPINKIHKAHYVMMNVECRGETLEEIENIFRFNDAIIRSLVVRCKEAITEASPMMKPAEEKRPRREDKPRERNENEEETAEAN
- a CDS encoding 30S ribosomal protein S18: MARFFRRRKFCRFTAEGVKQIDYKDIDTLKAYVTETGKIVPSRITGTKARYQRQLSTAIKRARYLALLPYTDSHQ
- a CDS encoding 50S ribosomal protein L9, producing the protein MEVILLDKIGKLGGLGDKVTVKPGYGRNYLVPYGLAVPATKDNVAAFEAQRAELEAQAADRKAEAEARAAQLSEIELSLVSKAGDEGKLFGSIGPRDLAEAIASAGIDIAKSEVRMPEGPIRATGEYDIDLQLHAEVATSVRVVVVAE
- a CDS encoding GntR family transcriptional regulator, translating into MSLDQLPRHRGGADALARLLGQALLAGSWQPGEVFPRELDLCQHFDVSRNQVRNALASLTATGLIERTAGRGTRVCPVSDWHLLDPLMSGWLAGLDSPDPQLVREIFAFRFSAEPVVAGLAAGAAAAPDIAAIEQAFEGMRVTASAGQGEQHVEHDLAFHEAIYRASHNLVWRQMGHLLRPSIMALIQHSQHSVATLDDSLVRHGQVLAAIREGQPEAAERAAREVLKRTAIDLGIVAETIDA
- a CDS encoding galactonate dehydratase, with product MKITRLKTWQVPPRWLFLKIETDAGCYGWGEPVIEGRAATVEAAVHELSDYLVGQDPHRIEHLWNMMYRAGFYRGGPILMSAIAGIDQALWDLKGRDLGVPVHQLLGGAVRDKMRMYAWTGGDRPSDVGAGARALVEQGFTAFKMNGTPELAIVDSHHKIDEAVARVAEARQAVGPEVGIGIDFHGRVHRPMAKALLRELEPFHPMFVEEPVAPEHLPCLKQIAGGLGYPLATGERLHTRFQFRDLLADGMIDIIQPDLSHCGGISEGLKIAALASAHDVALAPHCPLGPLTLATSLQLDAVCHNAFIQEQSMGIHYNQGNDVLDYLVDKSALAIEDGFCAIPQGPGLGVEIDEAFVEERAKVGHRWRNPVWTHADGSIAEW
- a CDS encoding 2-keto-3-deoxy-galactonokinase, whose protein sequence is MPISQRLSWIAVDWGSSNLRAWAIGDDGRGLARGGSQRGMLSLAPGDYETALLEVVGDWLPVGRRTPVLVCGMAGARQGWCEAAYLPLPARLDDLARGAVSPTVADPRLAVQLLPGLCQTREGAFDVMRGEETQLAGLVADDGAFSGLVGLPGTHAKWARLEQGAVSRFTTCLSGELYGLLARQSLLKHSIGEDDLAAPGDREAFVSAVRDLHANPGRYSAALFGLRAADLLDGELPSGAVRGARLAARLSGLTIGLELAGLGSELTASDPITLIGNTALCTRYALALESLGYASRCLDGDTAVLAGLGLAYQALPS
- a CDS encoding 2-dehydro-3-deoxy-6-phosphogalactonate aldolase (catalyzes the formation of D-glyceraldehyde 3-phosphate and pyruvate from 2-dehydro-3-deoxy-D-galactonate 6-phosphate; functions in galactonate metabolism), giving the protein MTLPLIGILRGVTPDAAVAVGEAVLAAGITTLEVPLNSPQPLDSIARLREALGERALVGAGTVLSPAQVREVHAAGGQLVVSPNCRPAVIEATRRLDMHSWPGVVTPSEAFEALDAGASGLKLFPAVQVGIAGMQALRAVLPAGTRLYAVGGIGVDNFADWCAAGVDGAGLGSALYRTGQDPGQVAEQARRLVAAWRAAAQAP
- a CDS encoding replicative DNA helicase; translated protein: MNDIVETDKETAALKVPPHSLEAEQSVLGGLMLDNQAWDTVSERLVGGDFYRYEHRLVFNAMQGLAEGGHPLDVVTLSEALENRDQLDTVGGLAYLAELARNTPSASNIRAYADIVRERATLRKLIQAASQVAESAFAPQGRPADELVNEAERLVFQISEERPKSGGPIGMSELLAKAVDRIDELFNMQGEMSGLSTGFRDLDDMTSGLQPSDLVIIAGRPSMGKTTFAMNLVEHAVISSDKPVVVFSMEMPAESLMLRMLSSLGRIDQTRVRTGQLEDEDWPRLTSAVNLLKDKQLFIDDTAALSPNEMRSRVRRIVREHGNIGLIMIDYLQLMQIPGFSENRTGEISEISRSLKGLAKEFGCPVVALSQLNRSLEQRPNKRPVMSDLRESGAIEQDADVIAFVYRDEVYNPDNPDNQGLAELIIGKQRNGPIGTVHMAFIGKYTRFEDLAPDSYGQHFGE
- a CDS encoding thiol-disulfide oxidoreductase codes for the protein MSRHRPLAARSPVTLFHDGHCPLCQREVAWLARHPRRDRVALVDIQADGFDAEALGSSFEAMMGRLHLRDAAGQWFVGMDASRALYAVLGYRRLVWISGLPGLAGALDAGYRWFARRRVRLGRWWLARRRRTE
- a CDS encoding cryptochrome/photolyase family protein, with translation MSKPLLLVLGDQLSHDLAILRDAPANAVVALCEVEDEGRYVPHHPQKVAMMLAAMRHFAEELRRRGVNVHYSRLDDDDNAHSLIAEAERLAERYGCDSIRAVRPGEWRLWQAMQARRDAALPWQLHEDTRFFTTPDDFAAWAEGRKSLRMEYFYREQRRRSGLLMEGSEPAGGQWNFDHDNRQPLADDAAPPAPPRHRRDAITRDVLALVAEHFADHFGDLAGFNWAVTRRQALADLRHFLTHALPDFGRFQDAISDAEPWLFHSRLAPALNLGLLSPREVCEAAERAYHEGRAPLNAVEGFIRQILGWREYVRGLYWTRMPAYKTGNHLGARRQLPDFYWSGDTELRCLRRAIEMTRDNAYAHHIQRLMVTGNFALLCDVAPEALCDWYLAVYADACEWVELPNTLGMVLHADGGLMGSKPYCASGKYIDRMSDHCRQCRYDPKQITGTHACPLNSLYWQFLERHAERLADNPRMALIYGSLRRMTDAKRDAIRQQAEAFLARLDGEESYGGGTQHQAHRAGYHQETP